A single Oryctolagus cuniculus chromosome 16, mOryCun1.1, whole genome shotgun sequence DNA region contains:
- the C16H7orf57 gene encoding uncharacterized protein C7orf57 homolog isoform X1, with amino-acid sequence MRNASKEVQGPGQRYAPCDWYYHLPAKRSEKPVDAPPASQIPGLSDLGDSPGSSLPGARRYWIKETDSEYVKLAKQGGRPDLLKHFAAVSSTGSPMAYSLPDWYIHHSKPPTALQRAVPVVSMPDYMVYEEFHPDQSNGSYASRRGPFDFDVKTVWQREAEELEKTNKKVKLPAIHSKNPSKVGTPLGPKDPAGSRLSFPPMPGQKASSPTNFSKLISNGYKDEWLQQQRAEPDKRTAKASPEEPQGPEDAGPPQEPEAPTGSESEGPGAAPTPSTPAELKQP; translated from the exons ACTGGTACTACCACCTGCCTGCCAAGCGCTCCGAGAAGCCTGTGGACGCCCCTCCTGCGTCCCAGATCCCAGGGCTCAGCGACCTGGGAGACTCTCCCGGCAGCAGCCTGCCCGGGGCTCGGAGGTACTGGATCAAGGAGACCGACTCGGAGTACGTGAAGCTGGCCAAGCAGGGCGGCAGGCCCG ATCTGCTGAAACACTTCGCCGCTGTGTCCTCCACGGGCTCGCCCATGGCCTACTCCCTGCCCGACTGGTACATCCACCACAGCAAGCCGCCCACGGCCCTGCAGCGCGC GGTCCCCGTCGTCTCCATGCCCGACTACATGGTTTACGAAGAATTTCACCCAGACCAGTCCAACGGCAGCTATGCATCCAGGAGGGGGCCCTTCGACTTCGACGTGAAAACCGTCTGGCAGAGAGAGGCGGAGGAGCTTGAAAAGACCAACAAAAAG GTGAAGCTGCCGGCCATTCACTCCAAGAATCCCAGCAAAGTGGGGACACCACTTGGCCCCAAAGACCCTGCAGGAAGCAGACTGTCCTTCCCTCCCAT gCCTGGCCAGAAAGCCAGTTCACCCACAAACTTCTCCAAACTTATTAGCAACGGTTATAAGGATGAGTGGTTGCAGCAGCAGCGAGCTGAGCCGGACAAGAGGACAGCAAAGGCGTCCCCGGAGGAGCCCCAAGGGCCCGAGGACGCTGGGCCaccccaggagccagaggcccCCACAGGCTCTGAGAGTGAAG GCCCAGGAGCAGCCCCGACTCCATCAACTCCTGCGGAGCTCAAACAGCCCTGA
- the C16H7orf57 gene encoding uncharacterized protein C7orf57 homolog isoform X2, with protein MRNASKEVQGPGQRYAPCDWYYHLPAKRSEKPVDAPPASQIPGLSDLGDSPGSSLPGARRYWIKETDSEYVKLAKQGGRPDLLKHFAAVSSTGSPMAYSLPDWYIHHSKPPTALQRAVPVVSMPDYMVYEEFHPDQSNGSYASRRGPFDFDVKTVWQREAEELEKTNKKVKLPAIHSKNPSKVGTPLGPKDPAGSRLSFPPINGYKDEWLQQQRAEPDKRTAKASPEEPQGPEDAGPPQEPEAPTGSESEGPGAAPTPSTPAELKQP; from the exons ACTGGTACTACCACCTGCCTGCCAAGCGCTCCGAGAAGCCTGTGGACGCCCCTCCTGCGTCCCAGATCCCAGGGCTCAGCGACCTGGGAGACTCTCCCGGCAGCAGCCTGCCCGGGGCTCGGAGGTACTGGATCAAGGAGACCGACTCGGAGTACGTGAAGCTGGCCAAGCAGGGCGGCAGGCCCG ATCTGCTGAAACACTTCGCCGCTGTGTCCTCCACGGGCTCGCCCATGGCCTACTCCCTGCCCGACTGGTACATCCACCACAGCAAGCCGCCCACGGCCCTGCAGCGCGC GGTCCCCGTCGTCTCCATGCCCGACTACATGGTTTACGAAGAATTTCACCCAGACCAGTCCAACGGCAGCTATGCATCCAGGAGGGGGCCCTTCGACTTCGACGTGAAAACCGTCTGGCAGAGAGAGGCGGAGGAGCTTGAAAAGACCAACAAAAAG GTGAAGCTGCCGGCCATTCACTCCAAGAATCCCAGCAAAGTGGGGACACCACTTGGCCCCAAAGACCCTGCAGGAAGCAGACTGTCCTTCCCTCCCAT CAACGGTTATAAGGATGAGTGGTTGCAGCAGCAGCGAGCTGAGCCGGACAAGAGGACAGCAAAGGCGTCCCCGGAGGAGCCCCAAGGGCCCGAGGACGCTGGGCCaccccaggagccagaggcccCCACAGGCTCTGAGAGTGAAG GCCCAGGAGCAGCCCCGACTCCATCAACTCCTGCGGAGCTCAAACAGCCCTGA
- the C16H7orf57 gene encoding uncharacterized protein C7orf57 homolog isoform X3, protein MLFVPKTRAHGVPQEPRAETEGPHLRRLALGDLLKHFAAVSSTGSPMAYSLPDWYIHHSKPPTALQRAVPVVSMPDYMVYEEFHPDQSNGSYASRRGPFDFDVKTVWQREAEELEKTNKKVKLPAIHSKNPSKVGTPLGPKDPAGSRLSFPPMPGQKASSPTNFSKLISNGYKDEWLQQQRAEPDKRTAKASPEEPQGPEDAGPPQEPEAPTGSESEGPGAAPTPSTPAELKQP, encoded by the exons ATGCTGTTTGTGCCAAAAACCAGGGCGCACGGAGTTCCACAGGAACCACGGGCAGAGACTGAGGGACCTCACCTCAGACGCCTCGCTCTTGGGG ATCTGCTGAAACACTTCGCCGCTGTGTCCTCCACGGGCTCGCCCATGGCCTACTCCCTGCCCGACTGGTACATCCACCACAGCAAGCCGCCCACGGCCCTGCAGCGCGC GGTCCCCGTCGTCTCCATGCCCGACTACATGGTTTACGAAGAATTTCACCCAGACCAGTCCAACGGCAGCTATGCATCCAGGAGGGGGCCCTTCGACTTCGACGTGAAAACCGTCTGGCAGAGAGAGGCGGAGGAGCTTGAAAAGACCAACAAAAAG GTGAAGCTGCCGGCCATTCACTCCAAGAATCCCAGCAAAGTGGGGACACCACTTGGCCCCAAAGACCCTGCAGGAAGCAGACTGTCCTTCCCTCCCAT gCCTGGCCAGAAAGCCAGTTCACCCACAAACTTCTCCAAACTTATTAGCAACGGTTATAAGGATGAGTGGTTGCAGCAGCAGCGAGCTGAGCCGGACAAGAGGACAGCAAAGGCGTCCCCGGAGGAGCCCCAAGGGCCCGAGGACGCTGGGCCaccccaggagccagaggcccCCACAGGCTCTGAGAGTGAAG GCCCAGGAGCAGCCCCGACTCCATCAACTCCTGCGGAGCTCAAACAGCCCTGA
- the UPP1 gene encoding uridine phosphorylase 1 isoform X2 — protein sequence MPRALGSLSASGEPEHSQVPPGFAMLPAPSPPRTCQEPAAVRPLAAGSLSACRLQDARRLRPEERSGGPAGQVTQPAGRAWTSGCLVRLSNPHLATMKEDLLYHFSLGTGTHDFPAMFGDVKFVCVGGSPSRMSAFIKYVAAELGLGRPDEDHPNICTGTDRYAMYKAGPVLSVSHGMGVPSIAIMLHELIKLLYHARCSDVTIIRIGTSGGIGLEPGSVVITRQAVDACFRPEFEQIILGKRVVRSTDLDERLVQELMQCSSELAEFTTVVGNTMCTLDFYEGQGRLDGALCSYTEKDKQAYLHAAHAAGIRNIEMESSVFAAMCSACGLRAAVVCVTLLDRLLGDQISSPHEVLSEYQQRPQRLVSYFIKKSLGKA from the exons ATGCCAAGGGCTCTGGGGTCACTCTCGGCCAGCGGCGAGCCTGAGCACTCCCAGGTGCCGCCCGGCTTCGCcatgctccctgcccccagcccgccTCGCACCTGCCAGGAGCCCGCGGCCGTGAGGCCATTGGCTGCCGGGTCTCTCTCCGCTTGCAGGCTTCAG GATGCTCGCCGGCTCCGGCCTGAAGAACGCTCCGGTGGACCTGCGGGCCAGGTGACCCAGCCCGCCGGGCGCGCGTGGACGAG TGGCTGCCTCGTCCGGCTTTCCAACCCACACCTGGCCACCATGAAGGAGGACCTGCTGTACCACTTCAGCCTGGGCACCGGCACACACGACTTCCCGGCCATGTTTGGGGACGTGAAG tttgtgtgtgtgggaggaAGCCCCTCACGGATGAGTGCCTTCATCAAGTACGTGGCCGCGGAGCTGGGCCTTGGCCGCCCAGATGAAGACCACCCCAACATCTGCACAGGGACCGACCGCTACGCCATGTACAAAGCCGGGCCGGTGCTGTCCGTCAGC CACGGCATGGGTGTTCCCTCCATCGCCATCATGCTGCATGAACTCATCAAGCTGCTGTACCACGCCCGGTGCTCTGACGTCACCATCATCCGCATCGGCACTTCTGGCGGAATAG GCCTGGAGCCCGGCTCTGTGGTCATCACCCGGCAGGCTGTGGACGCCTGCTTCCGGCCGGAGTTTGAGCAGATCATCCTGGGCAAGCGGGTGGTCCGCAGCACGGACCTGGACGAGCGGCTGGTGCAGGAGCTGATGCAGTGCTCCAGCGAGCTGGCCGAGTTCACCACCGTCGTGGGCAACACCATGTGCACCTTGGACTTCTATGAGG GGCAAGGCCGGCTGGACGGTGCCCTCTGCTcctacacagagaaagacaagcaGGCCTACCTGCACGCGGCCCACGCCGCCGGCATCCGCAACATCGAGATGGAATCCTCCGTCTTCGCCGCCATGTGCAGCGCGTGTGGCCTCCGAG CGGCTGTGGTGTGCGTCACCCTCCTGGACCGGCTGCTTGGAGACCAGATCAGCAGCCCACACGAGGTGCTGTCCGAGTACCAGCAGCGGCCGCAGCGGCTGGTGAGCTACTTCATCAAGAAGAGCCTGGGGAAGGCCTGA
- the UPP1 gene encoding uridine phosphorylase 1 isoform X1: MPRALGSLSASGEPEHSQVPPGFAMLPAPSPPRTCQEPAAVRPLAAGSLSACRLQDARRLRPEERSGGPAGQVTQPAGRAWTRSCSQERMAATGAEAKEPQRHNGCLVRLSNPHLATMKEDLLYHFSLGTGTHDFPAMFGDVKFVCVGGSPSRMSAFIKYVAAELGLGRPDEDHPNICTGTDRYAMYKAGPVLSVSHGMGVPSIAIMLHELIKLLYHARCSDVTIIRIGTSGGIGLEPGSVVITRQAVDACFRPEFEQIILGKRVVRSTDLDERLVQELMQCSSELAEFTTVVGNTMCTLDFYEGQGRLDGALCSYTEKDKQAYLHAAHAAGIRNIEMESSVFAAMCSACGLRAAVVCVTLLDRLLGDQISSPHEVLSEYQQRPQRLVSYFIKKSLGKA, translated from the exons ATGCCAAGGGCTCTGGGGTCACTCTCGGCCAGCGGCGAGCCTGAGCACTCCCAGGTGCCGCCCGGCTTCGCcatgctccctgcccccagcccgccTCGCACCTGCCAGGAGCCCGCGGCCGTGAGGCCATTGGCTGCCGGGTCTCTCTCCGCTTGCAGGCTTCAG GATGCTCGCCGGCTCCGGCCTGAAGAACGCTCCGGTGGACCTGCGGGCCAGGTGACCCAGCCCGCCGGGCGCGCGTGGACGAG GTCCTGCAGTCAGGAGAGGATGGCAGCTACAGGAGCTGAGGCCAAGGAACCGCAACGTCACAA TGGCTGCCTCGTCCGGCTTTCCAACCCACACCTGGCCACCATGAAGGAGGACCTGCTGTACCACTTCAGCCTGGGCACCGGCACACACGACTTCCCGGCCATGTTTGGGGACGTGAAG tttgtgtgtgtgggaggaAGCCCCTCACGGATGAGTGCCTTCATCAAGTACGTGGCCGCGGAGCTGGGCCTTGGCCGCCCAGATGAAGACCACCCCAACATCTGCACAGGGACCGACCGCTACGCCATGTACAAAGCCGGGCCGGTGCTGTCCGTCAGC CACGGCATGGGTGTTCCCTCCATCGCCATCATGCTGCATGAACTCATCAAGCTGCTGTACCACGCCCGGTGCTCTGACGTCACCATCATCCGCATCGGCACTTCTGGCGGAATAG GCCTGGAGCCCGGCTCTGTGGTCATCACCCGGCAGGCTGTGGACGCCTGCTTCCGGCCGGAGTTTGAGCAGATCATCCTGGGCAAGCGGGTGGTCCGCAGCACGGACCTGGACGAGCGGCTGGTGCAGGAGCTGATGCAGTGCTCCAGCGAGCTGGCCGAGTTCACCACCGTCGTGGGCAACACCATGTGCACCTTGGACTTCTATGAGG GGCAAGGCCGGCTGGACGGTGCCCTCTGCTcctacacagagaaagacaagcaGGCCTACCTGCACGCGGCCCACGCCGCCGGCATCCGCAACATCGAGATGGAATCCTCCGTCTTCGCCGCCATGTGCAGCGCGTGTGGCCTCCGAG CGGCTGTGGTGTGCGTCACCCTCCTGGACCGGCTGCTTGGAGACCAGATCAGCAGCCCACACGAGGTGCTGTCCGAGTACCAGCAGCGGCCGCAGCGGCTGGTGAGCTACTTCATCAAGAAGAGCCTGGGGAAGGCCTGA
- the UPP1 gene encoding uridine phosphorylase 1 isoform X3 — translation MPRALGSLSASGEPEHSQDARRLRPEERSGGPAGQVTQPAGRAWTRSCSQERMAATGAEAKEPQRHNGCLVRLSNPHLATMKEDLLYHFSLGTGTHDFPAMFGDVKFVCVGGSPSRMSAFIKYVAAELGLGRPDEDHPNICTGTDRYAMYKAGPVLSVSHGMGVPSIAIMLHELIKLLYHARCSDVTIIRIGTSGGIGLEPGSVVITRQAVDACFRPEFEQIILGKRVVRSTDLDERLVQELMQCSSELAEFTTVVGNTMCTLDFYEGQGRLDGALCSYTEKDKQAYLHAAHAAGIRNIEMESSVFAAMCSACGLRAAVVCVTLLDRLLGDQISSPHEVLSEYQQRPQRLVSYFIKKSLGKA, via the exons ATGCCAAGGGCTCTGGGGTCACTCTCGGCCAGCGGCGAGCCTGAGCACTCCCAG GATGCTCGCCGGCTCCGGCCTGAAGAACGCTCCGGTGGACCTGCGGGCCAGGTGACCCAGCCCGCCGGGCGCGCGTGGACGAG GTCCTGCAGTCAGGAGAGGATGGCAGCTACAGGAGCTGAGGCCAAGGAACCGCAACGTCACAA TGGCTGCCTCGTCCGGCTTTCCAACCCACACCTGGCCACCATGAAGGAGGACCTGCTGTACCACTTCAGCCTGGGCACCGGCACACACGACTTCCCGGCCATGTTTGGGGACGTGAAG tttgtgtgtgtgggaggaAGCCCCTCACGGATGAGTGCCTTCATCAAGTACGTGGCCGCGGAGCTGGGCCTTGGCCGCCCAGATGAAGACCACCCCAACATCTGCACAGGGACCGACCGCTACGCCATGTACAAAGCCGGGCCGGTGCTGTCCGTCAGC CACGGCATGGGTGTTCCCTCCATCGCCATCATGCTGCATGAACTCATCAAGCTGCTGTACCACGCCCGGTGCTCTGACGTCACCATCATCCGCATCGGCACTTCTGGCGGAATAG GCCTGGAGCCCGGCTCTGTGGTCATCACCCGGCAGGCTGTGGACGCCTGCTTCCGGCCGGAGTTTGAGCAGATCATCCTGGGCAAGCGGGTGGTCCGCAGCACGGACCTGGACGAGCGGCTGGTGCAGGAGCTGATGCAGTGCTCCAGCGAGCTGGCCGAGTTCACCACCGTCGTGGGCAACACCATGTGCACCTTGGACTTCTATGAGG GGCAAGGCCGGCTGGACGGTGCCCTCTGCTcctacacagagaaagacaagcaGGCCTACCTGCACGCGGCCCACGCCGCCGGCATCCGCAACATCGAGATGGAATCCTCCGTCTTCGCCGCCATGTGCAGCGCGTGTGGCCTCCGAG CGGCTGTGGTGTGCGTCACCCTCCTGGACCGGCTGCTTGGAGACCAGATCAGCAGCCCACACGAGGTGCTGTCCGAGTACCAGCAGCGGCCGCAGCGGCTGGTGAGCTACTTCATCAAGAAGAGCCTGGGGAAGGCCTGA
- the UPP1 gene encoding uridine phosphorylase 1 isoform X4 yields the protein MPRALGSLSASGEPEHSQDARRLRPEERSGGPAGQVTQPAGRAWTSGCLVRLSNPHLATMKEDLLYHFSLGTGTHDFPAMFGDVKFVCVGGSPSRMSAFIKYVAAELGLGRPDEDHPNICTGTDRYAMYKAGPVLSVSHGMGVPSIAIMLHELIKLLYHARCSDVTIIRIGTSGGIGLEPGSVVITRQAVDACFRPEFEQIILGKRVVRSTDLDERLVQELMQCSSELAEFTTVVGNTMCTLDFYEGQGRLDGALCSYTEKDKQAYLHAAHAAGIRNIEMESSVFAAMCSACGLRAAVVCVTLLDRLLGDQISSPHEVLSEYQQRPQRLVSYFIKKSLGKA from the exons ATGCCAAGGGCTCTGGGGTCACTCTCGGCCAGCGGCGAGCCTGAGCACTCCCAG GATGCTCGCCGGCTCCGGCCTGAAGAACGCTCCGGTGGACCTGCGGGCCAGGTGACCCAGCCCGCCGGGCGCGCGTGGACGAG TGGCTGCCTCGTCCGGCTTTCCAACCCACACCTGGCCACCATGAAGGAGGACCTGCTGTACCACTTCAGCCTGGGCACCGGCACACACGACTTCCCGGCCATGTTTGGGGACGTGAAG tttgtgtgtgtgggaggaAGCCCCTCACGGATGAGTGCCTTCATCAAGTACGTGGCCGCGGAGCTGGGCCTTGGCCGCCCAGATGAAGACCACCCCAACATCTGCACAGGGACCGACCGCTACGCCATGTACAAAGCCGGGCCGGTGCTGTCCGTCAGC CACGGCATGGGTGTTCCCTCCATCGCCATCATGCTGCATGAACTCATCAAGCTGCTGTACCACGCCCGGTGCTCTGACGTCACCATCATCCGCATCGGCACTTCTGGCGGAATAG GCCTGGAGCCCGGCTCTGTGGTCATCACCCGGCAGGCTGTGGACGCCTGCTTCCGGCCGGAGTTTGAGCAGATCATCCTGGGCAAGCGGGTGGTCCGCAGCACGGACCTGGACGAGCGGCTGGTGCAGGAGCTGATGCAGTGCTCCAGCGAGCTGGCCGAGTTCACCACCGTCGTGGGCAACACCATGTGCACCTTGGACTTCTATGAGG GGCAAGGCCGGCTGGACGGTGCCCTCTGCTcctacacagagaaagacaagcaGGCCTACCTGCACGCGGCCCACGCCGCCGGCATCCGCAACATCGAGATGGAATCCTCCGTCTTCGCCGCCATGTGCAGCGCGTGTGGCCTCCGAG CGGCTGTGGTGTGCGTCACCCTCCTGGACCGGCTGCTTGGAGACCAGATCAGCAGCCCACACGAGGTGCTGTCCGAGTACCAGCAGCGGCCGCAGCGGCTGGTGAGCTACTTCATCAAGAAGAGCCTGGGGAAGGCCTGA
- the UPP1 gene encoding uridine phosphorylase 1 isoform X5 codes for MAATGAEAKEPQRHNGCLVRLSNPHLATMKEDLLYHFSLGTGTHDFPAMFGDVKFVCVGGSPSRMSAFIKYVAAELGLGRPDEDHPNICTGTDRYAMYKAGPVLSVSHGMGVPSIAIMLHELIKLLYHARCSDVTIIRIGTSGGIGLEPGSVVITRQAVDACFRPEFEQIILGKRVVRSTDLDERLVQELMQCSSELAEFTTVVGNTMCTLDFYEGQGRLDGALCSYTEKDKQAYLHAAHAAGIRNIEMESSVFAAMCSACGLRAAVVCVTLLDRLLGDQISSPHEVLSEYQQRPQRLVSYFIKKSLGKA; via the exons ATGGCAGCTACAGGAGCTGAGGCCAAGGAACCGCAACGTCACAA TGGCTGCCTCGTCCGGCTTTCCAACCCACACCTGGCCACCATGAAGGAGGACCTGCTGTACCACTTCAGCCTGGGCACCGGCACACACGACTTCCCGGCCATGTTTGGGGACGTGAAG tttgtgtgtgtgggaggaAGCCCCTCACGGATGAGTGCCTTCATCAAGTACGTGGCCGCGGAGCTGGGCCTTGGCCGCCCAGATGAAGACCACCCCAACATCTGCACAGGGACCGACCGCTACGCCATGTACAAAGCCGGGCCGGTGCTGTCCGTCAGC CACGGCATGGGTGTTCCCTCCATCGCCATCATGCTGCATGAACTCATCAAGCTGCTGTACCACGCCCGGTGCTCTGACGTCACCATCATCCGCATCGGCACTTCTGGCGGAATAG GCCTGGAGCCCGGCTCTGTGGTCATCACCCGGCAGGCTGTGGACGCCTGCTTCCGGCCGGAGTTTGAGCAGATCATCCTGGGCAAGCGGGTGGTCCGCAGCACGGACCTGGACGAGCGGCTGGTGCAGGAGCTGATGCAGTGCTCCAGCGAGCTGGCCGAGTTCACCACCGTCGTGGGCAACACCATGTGCACCTTGGACTTCTATGAGG GGCAAGGCCGGCTGGACGGTGCCCTCTGCTcctacacagagaaagacaagcaGGCCTACCTGCACGCGGCCCACGCCGCCGGCATCCGCAACATCGAGATGGAATCCTCCGTCTTCGCCGCCATGTGCAGCGCGTGTGGCCTCCGAG CGGCTGTGGTGTGCGTCACCCTCCTGGACCGGCTGCTTGGAGACCAGATCAGCAGCCCACACGAGGTGCTGTCCGAGTACCAGCAGCGGCCGCAGCGGCTGGTGAGCTACTTCATCAAGAAGAGCCTGGGGAAGGCCTGA